DNA sequence from the Prolixibacter sp. SD074 genome:
TATCGGCCCCATCATGGCCAGTGCCGGAATTGTCGGACTGGCTGTAGGTTTTGGCGCCCAGGAGTTAGTACGGGACTTCATTTCCGGTTTTTTCATTTTATTGGAAGACCAAATCCGCATCGGTGATGTAGCCATCATAAATGGAACCGGAGGGTCGGTGGAGAAGATTGAACTTCGAACCATCACGCTACGCGATTTTTCAGGCGTTGTGCACATTTTCCAGAATGGCAAAATCAACTCCCTTTCCAACATGACCAAAGAGTGGTCAGCCATGGTTTTCGATATTGGCGTTGCCTACAAAGAAGATGTGGACCAGGTGATGAATATCATGAAAGAAGTTGGCGCCGATATGCAGCAAGATGATGATTTTAAGGACAAGATTCTGGAACCTGTCGAAGTGGTTGGGCTCGATCAGTTTGGTGACAGCGCTTTGGTTGTTAAAGCCCGGTTGAAGACGCAACCCGTTCAACAATGGTCGGTTGGCCGGGAATACCGGCGCCGGCTAAAAATTGCTTTTGACAAGGCCAACATTGAGATCCCGTTCCCGCATACCACCATCTATTGGGGCGAGAAAATCAATCCGTTGCAATTACAAGTCAATCCGGCCGAAAAGCGCTTAGCCGAGGATCCCAAAAATTGATTTTCGATCCGTCAGATAACGAGTGTAAAAAACGATGCTTACAAAATTAAATTTCATGCTTATGATTTCCCAATTTCATGCTTACGAAAAAAAATTTCATAGGCATGAAATTTTAAAATCATGCCTATGAAATTTGTTAACGCCAAACATCCTTTTTTTAAAGGGCTTTCGGGGATAAAGGGCGTGTTTGTTTTTAGTCACGAAAACGTTTCAGCAAATCGCCGTAAGCATCGATGCGGCGATCGCGTAAAAACGGCCACCAGCGACGAACATTTTCCGAACGTTCCAGATCAATATCGACCAACAGGTTGGCTTCCGAATCGTTAGGAGCAGTTGCCAGTAGTTCTCCCTGTGGCCCGGCCACGAAACTATTTCCCCAGAACTGGATACCGTTGGTTTGTCCGGAATGATCGGGCTCATGCCCCACCCGGTTGACGGAAATAACCGGAAGACCGTTTGCTACAGCATGTCCGCGCTGCGAAATCATCCAGGCATCGAGCTGCCGTTGTTGTTCATCTTTCGGGTCGGAAGATTCCCAACCAATGGCCGTTGGGTAAATCAGCACTTCG
Encoded proteins:
- a CDS encoding mechanosensitive ion channel family protein, with the translated sequence MQEIFSSGFWSKAYTTFANWSISNVPSILLIIILFVVTLRLLHFLVNKMHALILRRATRGNDQTNLEMEKRTNTLMGIVRGAGKIIIWIIFLMILLRKFGVDIGPIMASAGIVGLAVGFGAQELVRDFISGFFILLEDQIRIGDVAIINGTGGSVEKIELRTITLRDFSGVVHIFQNGKINSLSNMTKEWSAMVFDIGVAYKEDVDQVMNIMKEVGADMQQDDDFKDKILEPVEVVGLDQFGDSALVVKARLKTQPVQQWSVGREYRRRLKIAFDKANIEIPFPHTTIYWGEKINPLQLQVNPAEKRLAEDPKN